A window of the Alnus glutinosa chromosome 4, dhAlnGlut1.1, whole genome shotgun sequence genome harbors these coding sequences:
- the LOC133865745 gene encoding probable serine/threonine-protein kinase PBL17 isoform X1, whose amino-acid sequence MGICFSIEEKQSQQQQQQQQLLQKQDPLQRQYVKRSQVGHESATSPNALERSASSTPLAPKNVKDLRENPGYSNVDIFTYEEMRLATKCFRPDLILGEGGFGIVYKGGIDENVRPGYKTTQVAIKELNREGFQGDREWLTEVNYLGQLRHPNLVKLIGYCCEDDHRLLVYEYMASGSLERHLFRRVGSTLTWSRRMKIALDTAKGLAFLHGAERSVIYRDFKTSNILLDADFNAKLSDFGLAKDGPMGDQTHVSTRVMGTYGYAAPEYVMTGHLTARSDVYGFGVVLLELLIGRRALDKSRPSREHNLVEWARPLLNHNKKLLRILDPRLEGQYSDKAAMKVAHLAYQCLSQNPKGRPVMSQVVDILENFQSKAENQEEALLHGGGSSLTLYEVPKDTPATESEKRHPSSSERGPEVQRSKPGKGRSKSEPSHDCDLFSPSPLLSVEKYASSRS is encoded by the exons ATGGGGATTTGTTTTAGTATCGAAGAAAAACAATCacaacagcagcagcagcagcaacaacTGCTGCAAAAACAAGATCCACTGCAACGGCAGTATGTGAAGAGGAGTCAAG TAGGACATGAATCAGCTACATCTCCAAATGCACTAGAAAGAAGTGCAAGTAGCACTCCCTTGGCTCCCAAGAATGTTAAAGATCTCCGTGAAAATCCTGGATATAGTAATGTTGATATCTTTACATATGAGGAAATGAGGTTGGCCACAAAGTGTTTCCGGCCAGATTTGATTCTTGGCGAGGGTGGGTTTGGAATTGTATACAAAGGAGGCATTGATGAGAATGTGAGGCCAGGTTACAAGACCACCCAAGTTGCCATTAAGGAGCTTAACCGAGAAGGGTTCCAAGGTGACAGGGAATGGCTG ACAGAAGTTAATTATTTAGGGCAGCTCCGTCACCCCAATCTTGTGAAGCTCATTGGGTATTGCTGTGAAGATGACCACAGGCTGTTAGTTTATGAGTACATGGCAAGTGGGAGCCTTGAAAGACATCTTTTTCGAA GAGTGGGCTCTACACTAACTTGGTCAAGAAGAATGAAGATTGCATTAGACACTGCAAAAGGACTTGCTTTTCTTCATGGTGCCGAAAGATCTGTCATATATCGTGACTTCAAGACGTCAAACATCTTGCTGGATGCG GACTTTAATGCGAAGCTTTCAGACTTTGGCCTAGCAAAGGATGGGCCAATGGGAGATCAAACCCATGTTTCAACACGAGTGATGGGTACTTACGGGTATGCAGCTCCTGAGTATGTAATGACTG GGCATTTAACGGCTCGCAGCGATGTTTATGGATTTGGGGTAGTACTACTTGAGTTGCTCATCGGAAGGAGAGCGTTGGACAAGAGCAGACCCAGCCGAGAACACAACTTGGTCGAGTGGGCCCGCCCACTCTTGAACCATAACAAGAAGCTTCTGAGGATCTTAGATCCCAGGCTGGAGGGGCAGTACTCAGATAAAGCAGCAATGAAGGTGGCCCATTTGGCATACCAATGCCTTAGCCAAAACCCGAAAGGGAGGCCTGTCATGAGCCAAGTTGTTGACATCCTGGAGAATTTTCAGTCGAAGGCAGAAAACCAGGAAGAGGCATTGCTTCATGGCGGAGGCAGTAGTCTAACCCTTTATGAGGTTCCAAAGGATACCCCTGCCACTGAGTCAGAGAAGAGACACCCATCCAGCAGTGAGAGGGGGCCTGAGGTGCAGAGGAGCAAACCAGGGAAAGGAAGGAGCAAAAGTGAGCCTTCCCATGATTGTGATCTATTTAGCCCTTCTCCCCTTTTGTCTGTTGAGAAATATGCTTCTTCTAGGAGTTGA
- the LOC133865745 gene encoding probable serine/threonine-protein kinase PBL17 isoform X2, protein MGICFSIEEKQSQQQQQQQQLLQKQDPLQRQYVKRSQGHESATSPNALERSASSTPLAPKNVKDLRENPGYSNVDIFTYEEMRLATKCFRPDLILGEGGFGIVYKGGIDENVRPGYKTTQVAIKELNREGFQGDREWLTEVNYLGQLRHPNLVKLIGYCCEDDHRLLVYEYMASGSLERHLFRRVGSTLTWSRRMKIALDTAKGLAFLHGAERSVIYRDFKTSNILLDADFNAKLSDFGLAKDGPMGDQTHVSTRVMGTYGYAAPEYVMTGHLTARSDVYGFGVVLLELLIGRRALDKSRPSREHNLVEWARPLLNHNKKLLRILDPRLEGQYSDKAAMKVAHLAYQCLSQNPKGRPVMSQVVDILENFQSKAENQEEALLHGGGSSLTLYEVPKDTPATESEKRHPSSSERGPEVQRSKPGKGRSKSEPSHDCDLFSPSPLLSVEKYASSRS, encoded by the exons ATGGGGATTTGTTTTAGTATCGAAGAAAAACAATCacaacagcagcagcagcagcaacaacTGCTGCAAAAACAAGATCCACTGCAACGGCAGTATGTGAAGAGGAGTCAAG GACATGAATCAGCTACATCTCCAAATGCACTAGAAAGAAGTGCAAGTAGCACTCCCTTGGCTCCCAAGAATGTTAAAGATCTCCGTGAAAATCCTGGATATAGTAATGTTGATATCTTTACATATGAGGAAATGAGGTTGGCCACAAAGTGTTTCCGGCCAGATTTGATTCTTGGCGAGGGTGGGTTTGGAATTGTATACAAAGGAGGCATTGATGAGAATGTGAGGCCAGGTTACAAGACCACCCAAGTTGCCATTAAGGAGCTTAACCGAGAAGGGTTCCAAGGTGACAGGGAATGGCTG ACAGAAGTTAATTATTTAGGGCAGCTCCGTCACCCCAATCTTGTGAAGCTCATTGGGTATTGCTGTGAAGATGACCACAGGCTGTTAGTTTATGAGTACATGGCAAGTGGGAGCCTTGAAAGACATCTTTTTCGAA GAGTGGGCTCTACACTAACTTGGTCAAGAAGAATGAAGATTGCATTAGACACTGCAAAAGGACTTGCTTTTCTTCATGGTGCCGAAAGATCTGTCATATATCGTGACTTCAAGACGTCAAACATCTTGCTGGATGCG GACTTTAATGCGAAGCTTTCAGACTTTGGCCTAGCAAAGGATGGGCCAATGGGAGATCAAACCCATGTTTCAACACGAGTGATGGGTACTTACGGGTATGCAGCTCCTGAGTATGTAATGACTG GGCATTTAACGGCTCGCAGCGATGTTTATGGATTTGGGGTAGTACTACTTGAGTTGCTCATCGGAAGGAGAGCGTTGGACAAGAGCAGACCCAGCCGAGAACACAACTTGGTCGAGTGGGCCCGCCCACTCTTGAACCATAACAAGAAGCTTCTGAGGATCTTAGATCCCAGGCTGGAGGGGCAGTACTCAGATAAAGCAGCAATGAAGGTGGCCCATTTGGCATACCAATGCCTTAGCCAAAACCCGAAAGGGAGGCCTGTCATGAGCCAAGTTGTTGACATCCTGGAGAATTTTCAGTCGAAGGCAGAAAACCAGGAAGAGGCATTGCTTCATGGCGGAGGCAGTAGTCTAACCCTTTATGAGGTTCCAAAGGATACCCCTGCCACTGAGTCAGAGAAGAGACACCCATCCAGCAGTGAGAGGGGGCCTGAGGTGCAGAGGAGCAAACCAGGGAAAGGAAGGAGCAAAAGTGAGCCTTCCCATGATTGTGATCTATTTAGCCCTTCTCCCCTTTTGTCTGTTGAGAAATATGCTTCTTCTAGGAGTTGA
- the LOC133866752 gene encoding prefoldin subunit 1-like, protein MADEANRAAFLEIQGRMIEITGKLKQVQNQMRNKEGEKKRAFLTLEELRQLSDDTNTYKSIGRTFVLEPKSVLMNEQEQKLKDSETAIASLQTSKEYLEKQLVEVENNLKELLEQDPGLARQIMSMTVM, encoded by the exons ATGGCCGACGAAGCGAACAGAGCA GCTTTTCTAGAGATTCAAGGTCGTATGATTGAGATCACTGGAAAACTGAAGCAG GTACAGAACCAGATGCGAAACAAGGAGGGAGAAAAAAAGCGTGCCTTTCTAACATTGGAGGAGCTGCGACAATTGTCTGATGATACAAATACCTACAAATCTATAG gGAGAAC GTTTGTGTTAGAACCCAAGTCAGTTTTAATGAATGAACAGGAACAAAAGCTGAAGGATAGCGAAACTGCAATTGCCTCATTACAG ACATCAAAGGAATATTTAGAAAAGCAGCTGGTAGAGGTGGAGAACAACCTTAAGGAGCTCTTGGAGCAAGATCCGGGTCTTGCTCGTCAGATAATGTCCATGACTGTAATGTAA